One stretch of Sinomonas terrae DNA includes these proteins:
- a CDS encoding GNAT family N-acetyltransferase: protein MQHRVSLAGHGVRLVPLAPLQAEQLFPLIDAELWSGMAAPRPETPEALARLFAMRLNDPGALPFAVAQDSVAEGSVAAGSIAADSVGTDSFADDMTGALIGTTGLYELNSEEGRTEVGGTFFGRAYWGSGANDASKLLLLGHAFDALGLSRVGFRVDTRNRRSAKALLRMGAQYEGTLRSYRAMGQATMGAEARSDTAVFSVLDTEWSAVRARLLDRLARRDETCRDAA, encoded by the coding sequence ATGCAGCACCGCGTTTCTCTCGCCGGACATGGCGTGCGCCTCGTGCCGCTCGCGCCCCTGCAGGCCGAGCAGCTCTTCCCACTCATCGACGCCGAACTGTGGTCCGGGATGGCCGCCCCGCGCCCGGAAACTCCGGAGGCTCTCGCACGGCTCTTCGCCATGCGGCTCAACGATCCCGGCGCCCTGCCCTTCGCTGTCGCGCAGGACAGTGTTGCTGAGGGCAGCGTCGCAGCGGGAAGCATCGCAGCGGACAGCGTCGGCACCGACAGCTTCGCCGATGACATGACCGGCGCCCTCATCGGCACGACCGGACTGTACGAGCTGAACTCCGAAGAGGGCAGAACCGAGGTCGGTGGCACCTTCTTCGGCCGGGCCTACTGGGGGTCCGGCGCGAATGACGCATCGAAGCTCCTGCTCCTAGGCCATGCCTTCGACGCCCTCGGCCTCTCGCGAGTCGGGTTCCGGGTCGACACACGCAATCGACGCAGCGCGAAGGCCCTCCTGCGGATGGGAGCGCAGTACGAGGGAACGCTGCGGTCCTACCGGGCCATGGGGCAGGCCACCATGGGCGCGGAGGCGCGCTCCGACACAGCCGTGTTCTCAGTCCTCGATACCGAGTGGTCGGCGGTACGCGCGCGGCTTCTCGACCGGCTTGCCCGTCGCGACGAGACCTGCCGCGACGCCGCTTGA
- a CDS encoding maleylpyruvate isomerase family mycothiol-dependent enzyme: protein MGTEAAALTDEHLLAEIRSAAAGIRHELERLTDESARQPSELPGWTRGHVLAHIQGISAAVGRQVEYARRGEQVELYDGGQLARDQAIEDGAHATADECRERVGAALDGVLDEFAALKPGEWDARVRFRNGVVRDAAFALWRELVIHHTDLGTGCSQQEWSSDFCHHLLGFLEPRVPQGETFYLRPHHGEEIRLGDGSDGVIVEGRLQDLAAWLAGREVGRGSVRAEHAGEAVSLPAIGPWPSALAVK from the coding sequence ATGGGAACCGAAGCCGCTGCCCTCACCGATGAGCACCTCCTAGCCGAGATCCGTTCAGCCGCCGCGGGAATCCGTCACGAGCTCGAGCGACTGACCGACGAGTCGGCCCGGCAGCCCTCCGAGCTGCCGGGCTGGACCAGGGGCCACGTGTTGGCCCACATCCAGGGGATTAGCGCTGCCGTCGGCCGGCAGGTCGAGTACGCCCGGCGAGGGGAGCAGGTCGAGCTCTACGACGGCGGTCAGCTGGCGCGCGATCAGGCCATCGAGGACGGTGCCCACGCGACCGCGGACGAGTGCCGCGAGCGCGTGGGCGCTGCGCTCGACGGGGTCCTCGATGAGTTCGCTGCGCTCAAGCCCGGCGAATGGGACGCCCGCGTGCGCTTCCGCAATGGCGTGGTGCGCGACGCCGCGTTCGCCCTCTGGCGCGAGCTCGTCATCCACCACACTGACCTCGGCACGGGCTGCAGCCAGCAGGAATGGAGCTCTGACTTCTGCCATCATCTCCTCGGCTTCCTCGAGCCGCGGGTGCCGCAGGGGGAGACGTTCTATCTGCGGCCGCACCATGGCGAGGAGATTCGGCTAGGGGACGGCAGCGACGGCGTCATCGTCGAAGGCCGCCTTCAGGACCTAGCCGCGTGGCTTGCGGGACGGGAGGTCGGCAGGGGGTCCGTCCGGGCGGAGCATGCGGGGGAGGCAGTTTCGCTGCCCGCCATCGGCCCCTGGCCGTCGGCGCTCGCCGTCAAGTAG
- a CDS encoding DNA-3-methyladenine glycosylase, which translates to MEYDELLHWLLRDPVAVAPDLLGAVLTHTTAEGAVSVRLTEVEAYRGHRDSEHADPGSHSYNGRTARNEVMWGPPGHLYVYFTYGMHYCANIVCGPAGRSSGCLLRAGEIVEGIDLAMARRAAARKESELARGPARLAQALGITREHNGAALDGEFRLLPPARRAPSVLNGPRVGVAGAGGSADYPWRFWLPGEPSVSAYRAAKPRTRARTAGNAVVR; encoded by the coding sequence ATGGAGTACGACGAACTCCTCCACTGGCTCCTGCGCGACCCGGTCGCCGTCGCCCCAGACCTCTTGGGCGCCGTCCTGACCCATACGACGGCGGAGGGCGCGGTCAGCGTGCGTCTCACCGAGGTCGAGGCGTACCGCGGCCATCGCGATTCGGAACATGCAGACCCGGGCTCCCATTCCTACAACGGCCGAACCGCCCGTAACGAGGTCATGTGGGGACCTCCGGGACATCTCTACGTCTACTTCACGTACGGCATGCACTATTGCGCGAACATCGTGTGCGGACCCGCGGGTCGATCCTCCGGGTGTCTTCTGCGTGCCGGGGAAATTGTGGAGGGAATTGACCTCGCTATGGCGCGACGAGCTGCCGCCCGCAAGGAATCGGAGCTCGCACGGGGCCCTGCGAGGCTCGCGCAGGCCCTCGGGATCACCCGGGAACACAACGGTGCAGCGCTCGACGGCGAATTTCGGCTCCTTCCGCCGGCCCGCCGCGCGCCCTCGGTCCTCAACGGCCCTCGGGTCGGCGTCGCGGGAGCCGGGGGCTCGGCCGACTATCCATGGCGGTTCTGGCTGCCTGGCGAACCGAGCGTTTCGGCCTACCGCGCCGCCAAGCCGAGGACTCGCGCTCGCACAGCGGGCAACGCCGTCGTCCGCTGA
- a CDS encoding SRPBCC domain-containing protein, whose protein sequence is MTTSNEAKASNEAEASNEAEASNEAASGLILSNPEPSDMAELDRIEKTIEISAPVERVFALVSEPGWFVNDGEYRPHEIDRDGDVSLVRDPVHGDFGILTVALEAPHHVVFRWVGEGAGSTLLEFFVEEYDGGARLRVVETGFASLPGSDADRRAAFDGNSQGWDIELEVARSVCESTE, encoded by the coding sequence ATGACAACGTCTAATGAGGCAAAGGCGTCTAACGAGGCTGAGGCGTCTAACGAGGCAGAGGCGTCTAACGAGGCAGCGTCCGGCCTGATCCTCTCCAACCCCGAGCCCTCCGACATGGCTGAACTCGACCGGATCGAGAAGACGATCGAGATTTCCGCCCCGGTCGAGCGCGTCTTCGCGCTTGTATCGGAGCCCGGCTGGTTCGTCAATGACGGGGAATACCGTCCGCACGAAATCGACCGCGACGGCGACGTGAGCCTCGTCCGCGATCCGGTCCACGGCGACTTCGGCATCCTCACGGTGGCGCTCGAAGCTCCCCATCATGTGGTCTTCCGCTGGGTGGGGGAAGGCGCGGGGTCGACCCTCCTCGAGTTCTTCGTCGAGGAGTACGACGGCGGAGCCCGCCTTCGCGTCGTCGAGACCGGTTTCGCGTCCCTCCCGGGAAGCGACGCGGACAGGCGGGCCGCGTTCGATGGGAACAGCCAAGGCTGGGACATCGAGCTGGAGGTTGCCCGCTCGGTGTGTGAAAGCACTGAATAG
- the argF gene encoding ornithine carbamoyltransferase, with amino-acid sequence MTEQASRGVRHFLKDTDLSPTEQAEVLDLALRLKAAPYSAQPLAGPGSARKTVAVIFDKTSTRTRVSFSTGVSDLGGTPLIINPGESQIGHKESVEDTARVLERMVAAIVWRTGPHQGLVDMAAHSRVPVVNALCDDYHPCQLLADLLTVREHKGKLAGLSMAYLGDAANNMANSYLLAGVTAGMHVRIAGPEGYLPDPGVVAEAEAVAAATGGSVLVTADAAAALEGADVVATDTWVSMGQEAEKEARMTLFRDYSIDAAAMGKAAEDAIFLHCLPAYRGYEVAGEVIDGPQSVVWDEAENRLHAQKALLAWLLHRSGQASVEGLE; translated from the coding sequence ATGACAGAGCAAGCTTCACGGGGAGTCCGCCACTTCCTCAAGGACACCGATCTGAGCCCGACCGAGCAGGCCGAGGTGCTGGACCTCGCGCTGCGGCTCAAGGCCGCGCCATACTCGGCCCAGCCGCTCGCGGGCCCGGGGAGCGCCCGCAAGACGGTCGCGGTCATCTTCGACAAGACGTCCACGCGCACCCGTGTCTCGTTCTCGACCGGGGTCTCGGACCTCGGCGGGACCCCGCTCATCATCAATCCCGGAGAGAGCCAGATAGGCCACAAGGAGTCCGTCGAGGACACTGCGCGGGTCCTCGAGCGGATGGTCGCGGCAATCGTCTGGCGGACGGGGCCGCATCAGGGGCTGGTGGACATGGCGGCCCATTCGCGTGTTCCTGTCGTGAACGCGCTCTGCGACGACTACCACCCGTGCCAGCTCCTCGCGGACCTCCTCACCGTCCGCGAGCACAAGGGGAAGCTCGCCGGGCTTTCGATGGCGTACCTGGGGGACGCGGCGAACAACATGGCCAACTCCTACCTCCTCGCGGGAGTCACCGCGGGCATGCACGTGCGGATCGCGGGCCCGGAGGGCTACCTTCCGGATCCCGGGGTCGTGGCAGAGGCGGAGGCCGTGGCCGCTGCGACCGGCGGTTCGGTGCTCGTCACGGCCGATGCGGCGGCGGCCCTCGAGGGTGCTGACGTGGTCGCGACCGACACGTGGGTGTCGATGGGGCAGGAGGCCGAGAAGGAAGCCCGGATGACCCTGTTCCGGGACTACAGCATCGATGCAGCCGCGATGGGCAAGGCGGCCGAGGACGCCATCTTCCTCCACTGCCTCCCAGCCTACCGGGGATACGAGGTCGCGGGCGAGGTTATCGACGGGCCGCAGTCGGTCGTGTGGGACGAGGCCGAGAACCGCCTGCACGCGCAGAAGGCGCTGCTCGCGTGGCTTCTTCATCGGTCAGGCCAAGCCAGCGTGGAGGGCCTGGAGTAG
- a CDS encoding arginine repressor, protein MSLAPGPAPQTKAARQARIRALLAGQAVRSQAELAALLADDGVQVTQATLSRDLVEIGAVRVRGADGGLVYAVRGEGGDRSPRIGLDPEVLDARLAKLCAELLVTAEASANIVVLRTPPGAANFLALAIDHSVIPSVLGTLAGDDTVMIVTRDPLGGEAVAARFLELASQGG, encoded by the coding sequence ATGAGCCTCGCTCCCGGCCCGGCGCCCCAGACGAAGGCAGCCCGTCAGGCACGTATCCGCGCGCTCCTGGCGGGACAGGCCGTGCGCTCGCAGGCGGAGCTGGCGGCGCTTCTCGCGGACGACGGCGTGCAAGTCACCCAGGCCACGCTCTCGCGCGACCTGGTCGAGATCGGCGCGGTTCGCGTGCGCGGGGCCGACGGCGGGTTGGTGTACGCCGTCCGCGGCGAGGGCGGCGACCGCAGTCCCCGTATCGGGCTCGATCCCGAGGTCCTCGACGCGCGGCTCGCCAAGCTGTGCGCCGAGCTCCTCGTGACGGCCGAAGCGAGCGCGAACATCGTCGTCCTCCGCACGCCCCCTGGCGCTGCGAACTTCCTCGCGCTCGCGATCGACCATTCGGTCATCCCATCGGTTCTCGGCACGCTCGCCGGCGACGACACGGTCATGATCGTCACCCGCGATCCGCTCGGCGGGGAGGCCGTCGCCGCCCGGTTCCTCGAACTGGCTTCACAAGGCGGCTGA
- a CDS encoding acetylornithine transaminase has protein sequence MSTSQTPEARQVSELVGASTGEAWLARYSGSLMGVFGTPQRVLVRGQGCYVWDADGKQYLDLLGGIAVNALGHAHPFVTSVISSQLATLGHVSNFFTSPTQVALAEKLLEITSAPAGSKVFFANSGTEANEAAFKLARRNGGERQSQRRTKIVALEGAFHGRTMGALALTAKKAYREPFAPLPGGVVHVPFGDLDALRAEVDETTQALFLEPIQGEAGVIPLPEGYLAEARRITREAGALLIIDEVQTGIGRTGSWLAIDGSGVVPDAVSLAKGLGGGFPIGALITFGPENSALLSAGQHGTTFGGNPVATAAALATLHTIESQGLLEHVRSVGEHIRAGLERLPEVTEVRGRGLLVGFDLAGPAGNAAAVAEDANLAGAVVNAALAAGFIVNAPGPRTIRLAPPLILTTEQADTFLAALPGLVEAAAATLKQKDQS, from the coding sequence GTGAGCACTTCCCAAACCCCTGAGGCGCGGCAGGTCTCCGAGCTCGTGGGCGCGTCGACCGGCGAGGCGTGGCTGGCCCGCTACTCGGGATCGCTTATGGGCGTGTTCGGCACGCCGCAGCGAGTGCTCGTCCGGGGCCAAGGCTGCTATGTCTGGGATGCCGACGGCAAGCAGTATCTCGACCTGCTCGGCGGGATCGCGGTCAACGCGCTGGGGCACGCCCACCCGTTCGTCACCAGCGTCATCTCGTCCCAGCTCGCGACCCTCGGCCACGTCTCGAACTTCTTCACGAGTCCCACCCAGGTGGCGCTCGCGGAGAAGCTCCTCGAGATCACGAGCGCGCCGGCGGGATCCAAGGTCTTCTTCGCGAACTCAGGCACTGAGGCGAACGAGGCGGCGTTCAAGCTGGCACGGCGGAACGGGGGCGAGCGCCAGTCGCAGCGCCGCACCAAGATCGTCGCGCTCGAGGGCGCGTTCCACGGCCGCACGATGGGCGCCCTCGCCCTGACGGCCAAGAAGGCATACCGCGAGCCGTTCGCGCCCCTGCCCGGCGGCGTCGTCCATGTCCCGTTCGGCGACCTTGACGCGCTGCGCGCCGAAGTCGACGAGACCACCCAGGCCCTCTTCCTCGAGCCCATCCAGGGCGAAGCCGGCGTCATCCCGCTCCCGGAGGGCTACCTCGCAGAGGCGCGCCGGATCACGCGGGAGGCTGGAGCCCTCCTCATCATCGACGAGGTCCAGACCGGCATCGGCAGGACCGGCTCGTGGCTTGCGATCGACGGTTCGGGAGTGGTTCCCGACGCAGTGTCCCTCGCCAAGGGCCTCGGTGGCGGCTTCCCCATCGGCGCCCTCATCACGTTCGGCCCCGAGAACAGCGCCCTGCTCTCGGCCGGCCAGCACGGCACGACGTTCGGCGGCAACCCCGTCGCCACCGCCGCCGCGCTCGCAACCCTCCACACGATTGAGAGCCAGGGCCTGCTCGAGCACGTCCGCTCGGTCGGGGAGCACATCAGGGCCGGGCTCGAGCGATTGCCCGAGGTCACCGAGGTGCGCGGGCGCGGACTCCTCGTGGGCTTCGATCTCGCGGGTCCCGCAGGAAACGCCGCGGCGGTGGCCGAGGACGCCAACCTCGCCGGCGCCGTCGTCAATGCCGCGCTCGCGGCGGGCTTCATCGTGAACGCGCCCGGACCACGGACCATCCGGCTCGCCCCGCCGCTCATCCTCACCACGGAGCAGGCGGACACGTTCCTCGCCGCACTGCCCGGCCTCGTGGAGGCAGCCGCGGCCACACTCAAGCAGAAGGATCAGTCATGA
- the argB gene encoding acetylglutamate kinase → MTEAASNTNIRLAMDKAATLIEALPWIQKFAGSTMVVKYGGNAMVNDELRRAFAEDIVFLHHVGIRPVVVHGGGPQINRMLERVGIESEFKGGLRVTTPEAMDVVRMVLTGQVGRELVGLINSHGPYAVGLSGEDAGLLRAVRTGAVVDGEEVDLGLVGEVVGVDPAAVHDILEAGRIPVISTVAPEVSGADDGAASYQPTGQVLNVNADTAAAAVAVALGASRLVVLTDVEGLYRNWPDKDSLVSQISASELREMLPSLESGMIPKMSACLKAVTEGVDRAAIVDGRSPHTMLLEIFTDAGVGTQVVPEHAGGTA, encoded by the coding sequence ATGACAGAGGCAGCATCCAACACCAATATCCGCCTCGCGATGGACAAGGCCGCGACCCTCATCGAGGCGCTCCCGTGGATCCAGAAGTTCGCGGGCAGCACGATGGTCGTCAAGTACGGCGGCAACGCGATGGTCAACGACGAGCTGCGGCGAGCGTTCGCCGAGGACATCGTGTTCCTGCACCACGTAGGGATCCGGCCAGTCGTCGTCCACGGCGGCGGCCCTCAGATCAACCGCATGCTCGAGCGTGTGGGGATCGAGAGCGAGTTCAAGGGCGGACTCAGGGTGACGACGCCCGAGGCCATGGACGTCGTCCGCATGGTGCTCACCGGGCAGGTCGGGCGCGAGCTCGTCGGCCTCATCAACTCCCATGGCCCGTACGCCGTCGGCCTCTCGGGCGAGGACGCCGGTCTCCTGCGCGCCGTGCGCACCGGCGCCGTCGTCGATGGCGAGGAGGTCGACCTCGGGCTCGTGGGCGAGGTCGTCGGCGTCGATCCCGCCGCCGTGCACGACATCCTCGAGGCCGGCCGCATTCCGGTCATCTCGACGGTCGCCCCGGAGGTCTCGGGAGCGGACGACGGCGCTGCCTCCTACCAGCCGACCGGCCAGGTCCTCAACGTCAACGCGGACACGGCCGCAGCCGCGGTCGCCGTCGCCCTGGGCGCGTCGCGGCTCGTGGTGCTCACCGACGTCGAGGGCCTCTACCGCAACTGGCCGGACAAGGATTCGCTCGTTTCGCAGATCTCTGCTTCAGAGCTCCGGGAGATGCTTCCGAGCCTCGAATCGGGCATGATCCCCAAGATGAGCGCGTGCCTCAAGGCAGTGACCGAGGGCGTGGACCGCGCGGCGATCGTCGACGGGCGGAGCCCGCACACGATGCTGCTCGAGATCTTCACAGACGCCGGCGTCGGCACGCAGGTCGTACCAGAACATGCAGGAGGAACCGCGTGA
- a CDS encoding adenine phosphoribosyltransferase gives MIPQTAPDESVVDLLNRLCATVEDYPRPGITFKDLTPVFADGKGLRVMVDELTAPFAGKFDLVAGVEARGFLLAAAAAYATGTGVITVRKKGKLPRPTLSEDYALEYGHATIEVHEDDVPPEARILLLDDVLATGGTLSAATRLMERSGAHVVGIGVVLELAGLGGRDALEGHGVHSLQRIEL, from the coding sequence GTGATCCCACAAACCGCGCCCGACGAAAGCGTCGTCGACCTCCTCAACCGACTCTGTGCCACTGTGGAGGACTATCCGCGCCCCGGCATCACGTTCAAGGACCTGACTCCCGTCTTCGCGGACGGCAAAGGCCTCCGCGTCATGGTGGACGAGCTCACGGCGCCCTTCGCAGGCAAGTTCGACCTTGTGGCCGGAGTCGAGGCCCGCGGCTTCCTCCTGGCGGCCGCCGCAGCGTACGCAACGGGGACCGGCGTCATCACGGTGAGGAAGAAGGGCAAGCTCCCACGACCGACGCTCTCGGAGGACTACGCCCTCGAGTACGGCCACGCGACGATCGAGGTCCACGAGGACGACGTCCCGCCAGAGGCCCGGATCCTGCTCCTCGACGATGTCCTGGCCACAGGCGGGACTCTTTCTGCGGCCACCCGGCTCATGGAGCGTTCCGGGGCGCACGTGGTGGGAATCGGCGTCGTCCTCGAGCTTGCCGGCCTCGGCGGACGGGACGCCCTCGAAGGGCACGGTGTTCATTCGCTCCAGCGCATCGAGTTGTAG
- a CDS encoding argininosuccinate synthase encodes MKDRIILAYSGGLDTSVAIGWIADATGAEVVAVAVDVGQGGEDLETVRQRALGCGAVEAYVADARDEFANEYCMPTLKANALYQGHYPLVSAISRPVIVKHLVKAAREFGATTVAHGCTGKGNDQVRFEVGIQTLGPDLKCIAPVRDLALTRDKAIAYAEEKHLPIITTKKNPYSIDQNVWGRAIETGYLEDIWNAPTKDIYDYTQSPEFPPAPDELTITFKQGVPTAIDGVELTPLQIIQELNRRAGAQGVGRIDVVEDRLVGIKSREIYEAPGAMALITAHKHLEDVTIEREHARFKTTVGQRWSELVYDGQWFSPLKRALDVFIDDSQKYVSGEVRMVLHAGTAVVNGRRSDTSLYDFSLATYDTGDTFDQSSAKGFIDIWGMASKVASGRDQRVAGE; translated from the coding sequence GTGAAGGATCGCATCATCCTCGCCTACTCGGGCGGCCTCGACACGTCCGTCGCGATCGGCTGGATCGCTGATGCCACCGGCGCCGAGGTCGTCGCCGTGGCCGTCGACGTCGGGCAGGGCGGCGAGGACCTCGAGACCGTGCGCCAGCGTGCCCTCGGATGTGGCGCCGTCGAGGCGTACGTGGCCGACGCGCGCGACGAGTTCGCGAACGAGTACTGCATGCCGACCCTCAAGGCGAACGCGCTCTACCAGGGGCACTATCCGCTCGTCTCGGCGATCTCCCGTCCCGTCATCGTCAAGCACCTCGTCAAGGCCGCACGCGAGTTCGGCGCCACGACCGTCGCTCACGGCTGCACCGGCAAGGGCAACGACCAGGTCCGCTTCGAGGTCGGCATCCAGACGCTCGGCCCCGACCTCAAGTGCATCGCACCGGTCCGCGACCTCGCGCTGACCCGCGACAAGGCGATCGCCTACGCGGAGGAGAAGCACCTCCCCATCATCACGACGAAGAAGAACCCCTACTCGATCGACCAGAACGTGTGGGGCCGCGCCATCGAGACGGGCTATCTCGAGGACATCTGGAACGCCCCGACGAAGGACATCTACGACTACACGCAGAGCCCGGAGTTCCCGCCTGCGCCGGACGAGCTGACCATCACCTTCAAGCAGGGCGTCCCGACTGCGATCGACGGCGTCGAGCTCACCCCGCTGCAGATCATCCAGGAGCTCAACCGCCGAGCCGGCGCCCAGGGCGTTGGCCGCATCGACGTTGTCGAGGACCGCCTCGTCGGCATCAAGAGCCGCGAGATCTACGAGGCACCGGGCGCCATGGCCCTCATCACGGCGCACAAGCACCTCGAGGACGTCACGATCGAGCGCGAGCATGCGCGCTTCAAGACGACGGTGGGCCAGCGCTGGTCCGAGCTCGTGTATGACGGCCAGTGGTTCTCCCCGCTCAAGCGCGCCCTCGACGTCTTCATCGACGACAGCCAGAAGTACGTCTCGGGCGAGGTCCGCATGGTCCTGCACGCCGGCACAGCCGTCGTGAACGGGCGCCGCTCCGACACCTCGCTCTACGACTTCAGCCTCGCTACCTACGACACCGGCGATACGTTCGACCAGTCGAGCGCCAAGGGCTTCATCGACATCTGGGGCATGGCCTCGAAGGTCGCCTCGGGCCGCGACCAGCGGGTCGCGGGGGAGTAG
- the argH gene encoding argininosuccinate lyase has product MASTNEGALWGGRFAGGPADALAALSKSTHFDWRLARYDIAGSRAHARVLHRAGLLDDGELAGMLAALDELDADVASGAYQPAESDEDVHGSLERGLIERAGTALGGKLRAGRSRNDQVATLGRMFLRDHARLIARGVLDTVDALVAQAEAHPDAAMPGRTHLQHAQPVLLSHHLLAHAWALLRDVQRLQDWDKRAAVSPYGSGALAGSSLGLDPEAVAADLGFDSAVHNSIDGTASRDVFAEFAWVAAMIGVDLSRISEEVILWATKEFSFVTLDDAFSTGSSIMPQKKNPDVAELARGKAGRLIGDLTGLLATLKGLPLAYNRDLQEDKEPVFDAADTLELLLPAVSGMIATLTFNTERMASLAPQGFALATDIAEWLVRQGVPFRDAHELSGAAVRQAESRGVELWDLTDEEYSAISPVLTSEVRSVLSTEGSLASRSAQGGTAPSAVARQLDSLKAQLGEARGFAG; this is encoded by the coding sequence GTGGCTAGTACGAACGAGGGCGCCCTCTGGGGTGGCCGCTTCGCCGGCGGACCCGCTGATGCCCTCGCCGCCCTGAGCAAGTCGACGCACTTCGACTGGCGCCTCGCGCGCTACGACATCGCGGGCTCCCGCGCCCATGCGCGGGTCCTCCATCGCGCGGGCCTGCTCGACGACGGGGAGCTCGCGGGGATGCTCGCGGCACTCGACGAGCTCGACGCCGACGTCGCTTCCGGGGCCTACCAGCCCGCGGAATCCGACGAGGACGTGCACGGTTCCCTCGAGCGGGGTCTCATCGAGCGCGCCGGAACCGCGCTCGGCGGGAAGCTGCGCGCCGGACGCTCCCGCAACGACCAGGTGGCAACGCTCGGCCGCATGTTCCTCCGCGACCACGCCCGCCTCATCGCGCGCGGGGTGCTCGATACGGTCGACGCGCTCGTCGCCCAAGCCGAGGCGCATCCTGACGCAGCAATGCCCGGCCGGACCCATCTCCAGCACGCGCAGCCCGTGCTCCTGAGCCATCACCTGCTCGCCCACGCGTGGGCGCTCCTGCGCGACGTGCAGCGCCTCCAGGACTGGGACAAGCGGGCCGCTGTCTCCCCCTACGGCTCGGGAGCACTCGCGGGCTCCTCGCTCGGTCTCGATCCGGAAGCCGTCGCAGCCGACCTCGGCTTCGATTCCGCAGTGCACAACTCGATCGACGGCACCGCCTCGCGGGACGTCTTCGCAGAGTTTGCTTGGGTCGCCGCCATGATCGGTGTCGACCTCTCGCGGATCAGCGAGGAAGTCATCCTGTGGGCCACGAAGGAGTTCTCCTTCGTCACGCTCGACGATGCGTTCTCGACGGGCTCATCGATCATGCCGCAGAAGAAGAACCCGGACGTCGCCGAGCTGGCCCGGGGGAAGGCCGGGCGGCTCATCGGCGACCTCACAGGGCTCCTCGCGACGCTCAAGGGCCTCCCGCTCGCGTACAACCGCGACCTCCAGGAGGACAAGGAACCGGTGTTCGATGCGGCCGATACACTCGAGCTCCTTCTCCCGGCAGTGTCCGGCATGATCGCAACGCTCACCTTCAACACCGAGCGCATGGCCTCGCTCGCGCCGCAGGGCTTCGCGCTTGCGACCGACATCGCCGAGTGGCTCGTCCGCCAGGGCGTTCCGTTCCGGGACGCGCACGAACTCTCGGGCGCGGCGGTGCGGCAGGCAGAGAGCCGGGGAGTGGAACTCTGGGACCTCACGGACGAGGAGTACTCGGCCATCAGTCCCGTCCTCACGTCGGAGGTGCGCTCGGTTCTGAGCACCGAGGGCTCGCTCGCCAGCCGGAGCGCACAGGGCGGCACCGCGCCGTCCGCCGTCGCCCGGCAGCTCGACAGTCTCAAGGCACAGCTCGGGGAGGCCCGCGGCTTCGCAGGCTGA